The Nycticebus coucang isolate mNycCou1 chromosome 2, mNycCou1.pri, whole genome shotgun sequence genome includes a window with the following:
- the LOC128567594 gene encoding 60S ribosomal protein L31-like, whose product MAPAKKGGEKKKGRSAINEVVTREYTINIHKRIHGVGFKKRAPRALKEIQKFAMKEMGTPDVCIDTSLNKAVWAKGIRNVPYRSRVWLSRKRNEDEDSPNKLYTLVTYVPVTTFKNLQTVNVDEN is encoded by the coding sequence ATGGCTCCCGCAAAGAAGGGTGGCGAGAAGAAGAAGGGCCGGTCTGCCATCAACGAGGTGGTGACTCGAGAATACACTATCAATATTCACAAGCGCATCCATGGAGTGGGCTTCAAGAAGCGTGCCCCTCGGGCACTCAAAGAGAtccagaaatttgccatgaaagagatgggAACTCCAGATGTGTGCATTGATACCAGTCTTaacaaagctgtctgggccaaaggcataaggaatGTCCCATACCGTAGCCGTGTGTGGTTATCCAGAAAACgcaatgaagatgaagattcaccaaacaagctctatactttggttacctatgtacctgttactactttcaaaaatctacagacAGTCAACGTGGATGAGAACTAA